ATAAACACATAACCTGCCACACAACAGCCCGCAGCGACACCCGCATATACGACCTGCGTGGATACATGATCAATATGGTTACAGGAAGCCCCTGTGGAGGAAAGAATCGTCGTATCTGAGATCGGTGAAATATGATCTCCAAATACAGCCCCTGCCAGAATTGAGCCAAGTACTGGCATAATCAGATGCGCCGTGGGAGCCGGAGAACAGATCGCCGCGCCGATCGGAATGAGCAGCGCCATCGTTCCCCAGGAAGTACCTGTGGCAAAGCCAAGGAAAGAAGCCACTAAAAAAGTAACTGCCGGCAGAATAAACACCGGAAATGTGCTGTTGTTTACAAGATTACCGACAAATCCTCCCGTGTTCAGATAGTCGACACTGCAGATCCCGCCGATTGCCCACGCCAGAATCAAAATGGTAAACGCCGGAACCATCGACTTGATCCCCTCTGTTATCCCTTCCATAAATACCCGGAAAGAAATGACTTTGCGCGGCACGAAAAGAAAGAACGCAGCAACAAGCGCAACGAAACTGCCAAGTACGAGTGACAGAGACGAATCGCAGTTGCCAAAAGATTCCGTGAAACTGCATCCGCCGCCAAATGCTCCGCCCGTATAAGCCATAGCTACAATCGTCGCACCAATCAATATCAGAATCGGAATGATCAGGTCGTACACCTTTCCCTTGCCGGATACTGCGGAATTCTGCACCTCATCGGACTTGATCTCTCCTTTACCGGAAAACAGATCCCCCTTCTCAATGGCATTTTTTTCAAATCTTCCCATCGGTCCAAAATTCAGGTTCGTCACACAGATAATAATGATCATTACGATCGTCGTGATCGCATACAAATTGTAAGGAATCAATTTGACAAACGTAGACATGCCATTGCCCACGCCGGCTTCCTCAATATAAGTAGCCACCGAGGCGCCCCAACTGGAAACAGGCGCAATGATACAGACCGGTGCAGCCGTGGCATCCAGCAGATAAGCAAGTTTTGCTCTGGATATGCGATGTTTGTCCGTTACAGGACGCATGACCGTACCGACGGAAAGACAGTTAAAATAGTCATCAATAAAGATCAGACAGCCAAGGGCACAGGTGGAAAGCGAAGCGCCCTTTCTCGTCTTAATCTTCTGTACCGCCCAGTTTCCGTAAGCTGCGGAGCCGCCCGCTCTTGTGATAACTACGACAAGCGCGCCCAATAACCCCAGAAAAATCAGGATATTGACATTGCCGCTCATACGCTCTCCCATAACGGTGAACGTGTTCATCACCATACCTATGGGATTTCCATAGCTATAGATCAGTGCTCCCGCCAGGATACCGATAATCAGAGATGAAATCACCTCTTTGGTAATCAGCGCCAAAATAATGGCGATCAGCGGCGGTACGATCGACAGCCACCCATAGTTCATCTGAGATAGTGCTTCCATTTTAGTATCTCCCTCATTTTTCCGGAAAGCAGCTCTCTGCCACTTCCCTTAGTATTTTCATTGCTGATTGATGCCACGTCAGCATCATAGTTATACCATGTCTTTACATTTTTCTATTGACAGAAAGACAAGCACCGCACCAAAGACAGCGATCAATACAGAGATCAGAAGCATGGACGAAAGACCTGGTCCGTCAATGATAAAACCACCCAGAAGGCTGCCAAATACACTGCCGATCGTGTTAGTCGCCGTCATAAAGGCCTGCCCTTTTGCCCGGTCCGACGGACGGATCAGGCTGTTCGTATAATAGACCGATGCCGGTACAAAAAGTGCAAACCCAAACATCTGTGCTGTCTGCGCCACATAGACACCACCGATCCCTGCCGCCACAAAGGTGAGAAACGCTTTTATAATAAAGAATACACTGGAAATTCTCAAAAGATTTCCACTGGACACTTTTTTGATCATCAGTGAAAATAAAAGCATGGTCGGAAGTTCCAGTGACGCAGAAATTCCGGCGGCAATTCCCATCTCCTGACTTCCTCCATGATGATATGTCATCACCTGAAACATAAAATTGTTCAGCATATTATGACATACAAACAGAAGGGAAATCCCGACAAGCAGTACGGCAAACCGTTTATATGTAACCAAAAATGACGCTTCCTTTGTCTCTTTGTTCACCGTCGTATCAGTCTCCCCGGTCTCCGGGCCATAGCGAAACCGAAAAACACAGGCTGCGGCAAAGACAAGCAGATAACAGAAAATGATCAGTACAGGAATGATTGTCGTGGAAAAACGTTCAATCAAAGTCCCGGCTGCAAACGATGCAAGCGCAAATGATACGGAACCAATTCCCCGCGCAAGCCCGAAGTTCACGGAGATTCCATGATTGATACATTCCATGCCAACCGCATTGACAAGCGGCGTCAGCATCTGCAGGACAGCGATCAACAATCCGTAAAATAAAGCATGCCATAAAAAATACAGATTGGGAATCATCAAAATCCCGGAACAGGCTATCATAAACAGAGCCAGCATGAGAATCAGCTTTCTGATTGTACCTGCCCTGCCTCTGTCCGCAAATCCGGCGATCACCGGCTGAAGCAGAGCCGAAATCACTCCGCATACTGCAATGATCACCCCGATCTGCGAAGAACTGTAGCCTATGGACAGCAGATACATGGACGCATAGTTAAAAACAATACAAAAACTCATCCAGAAACTGCTGCACAGACTGGAAAATTTGATGGTAGGAATATGGCGGTTCATTCTTTTGTTCTGTCCTCGAAATCCTGAATATATTGCGTGATCAGCCGCACGGTGCCATCCACGCCGAGCAGACTGCTGTTGATGCACAGATCATAACTGTCCGCACGCCCCCATTTTTTGGAAGAATAGTAATTATAATAGCTTTGACGCTGTTTATCCTTCTTGACAATCATATCTCTGGCCTTGGCTGCAGTCAGATCATATTTCCTGCTGATCCGTCTGACCCGTGCTTCCTCATCGGCATAAATAAACAGATGAATGCAGTTGCTGAAATCACTCAGCGCATAATCCGCACATCTGCCCACTATCACGCACGGCCCCTCTTCGGCAATCTTCTTGATCGTGTCAAACTGTGCGAGAAATACCTTTTGGCTGATCGGCATATCCACAAAGGAAGATGCGTTGTACCCAAATGAGTACGTATCCATCACAAGATTGTATAAAAAAGAATTGGTGGGACGTTCATCGTGATTTGCCAGCATCTCCTCACAAAGCCCGCTTTCTTTGGCAGCCCTTGTCAGCAATTCTTTATCATAGCATTTAATGCCAAAATGCGCGGCAACTTTCTCGCCGATCTCCCGTCCTGCGGACCCGAACTGGCGTCCGATCGTTATTACTGTATTCATACAGATCACCCCTTTCTCCTCCAGTATACAGCAAAAGCAGGCATTTGTCACGTTCTGTGACAATTCTCCGACTACTTCAGGACATGGAGCAACTGTGTAAAGTATTCCGGCAGCGGCGCCTGTGTCTCAATATACTCTCCGCTTCTTGGGTGAGCAAAGCCCAACACCTGCGCGTGAAGTGTCTGACCCTGCAAGGCAAATCCACTTTTCCGGCCTGGCCCATACACTTCGTCTCCCAGAAGCGGATGGCCGATGCTTGCCATGTGAACGCGGATCTGATGCGTGCGGCCTGTCTCCAGCATACATTCAATATACGTATATTTCTGAAAGCGCTCCCGTATCCGGTAATGCGTCACAGCCTCCCTGCCGTTTTTTGCATTGACAGCCATCTTTTTTCGATCCGCCGGGTGTCTGCCGATCGGCGCGTTGACAGTTCCCTCCGCTTCCTGCAGACGGCCGTGAACGATGGCGGCATATTTTCTCGTAATCGTATGCGCTTTTAACTGCCCGGCAAGACTGGCATGGGAAAAGTCATTTTTACATACGAGCAGAGAACCCGTCGTGTCTCTGTCAATCCGGTGAACGATGCCTGGACGCAGTACCCCGTTGATACCGGACAATGAGTCTTTACAATAATACAGCAGCCCGTTGACGAGCGTGCCGCTGTAATGACCTGGGGCAGGATGCACGACAATCCCCTTCGGTTTGTTTATGACAAGTACATCACTGTCTTCATAGAGAATGTCAAGCGGCATCGCCTCCGGAACAATATCCGGCTCCATTGCCTGCGGAACGGTGATCTGCAGCAGATCGTCTGCCTTTACCTTATAATTTGCCTTTACCGGGACACCGCTCACAAGCACCTGTTCCTCTTTGACCAATTTCTGGATATAAGTGCGGGAAATCGTATCCATCAACATTGACAGACACTTATCAATACGCACTTCCTCCATATCTTCCGTCACGCGGAATGTAAACACTTCCATGTTATTTTAATTCCCTGTATTTTGTCTGTTTGAAACTCATAAAATTAAGATCTTCTTCTTTATAATAAAATAAGAGCAGCAAGACAAGAATCGTTGTCGCTACCGTCACATAAATATCGGCCACATTAAAAATAGGAAAATGAATAAGGACAAAAGAAATAAAGTCTACCACATAGTCGAGACGGAGACGATCGATCAGATTACCGACAGCGCCGGAAGCAATCAACACAAGCAGCACATGCAGCGCCGCATATTTCTTCTTCTCCGGCATCTTAAAGAGCACATATCCAATGACAGCGAGAATAATCACCGCCACAAAGACAAAAAATATTTTCTGATTTTGAAGCATCCCGAAAGCAGCACCTCTGTTTTCCAGATAGCTGAGTTCCAGCACGTCCGGAATGATCGAGATGGCAGGCTTGTCTTTCAAATGAACGACTGCAATATATTTGGTCAACTGGTCCGCCATAATCAAAAGAAACATTCCCAGCACGTCTTTCAAAAGTAACCGTTTTTTTTGCTTCTTCATTCTTCTTCCTCTCCGCTGTAATTGATCTCACGCAGTGCAGCCAGCATTTCTTCTTCCGTCACCGTATTGTCGATGACCGCCCTGCCCGTCTTTTGCAGCAGGATGAATTTAATTTTTCCCTGTTCCATTTTTTTGTCGGACTTTGTAAAGGCAAGCACCTGTGTCAGATCGACATCCTCAAA
The sequence above is a segment of the Lachnospiraceae bacterium JLR.KK008 genome. Coding sequences within it:
- a CDS encoding Na+/H+ antiporter NhaC family protein, encoding MEALSQMNYGWLSIVPPLIAIILALITKEVISSLIIGILAGALIYSYGNPIGMVMNTFTVMGERMSGNVNILIFLGLLGALVVVITRAGGSAAYGNWAVQKIKTRKGASLSTCALGCLIFIDDYFNCLSVGTVMRPVTDKHRISRAKLAYLLDATAAPVCIIAPVSSWGASVATYIEEAGVGNGMSTFVKLIPYNLYAITTIVMIIIICVTNLNFGPMGRFEKNAIEKGDLFSGKGEIKSDEVQNSAVSGKGKVYDLIIPILILIGATIVAMAYTGGAFGGGCSFTESFGNCDSSLSLVLGSFVALVAAFFLFVPRKVISFRVFMEGITEGIKSMVPAFTILILAWAIGGICSVDYLNTGGFVGNLVNNSTFPVFILPAVTFLVASFLGFATGTSWGTMALLIPIGAAICSPAPTAHLIMPVLGSILAGAVFGDHISPISDTTILSSTGASCNHIDHVSTQVVYAGVAAGCCVAGYVFMGIVNNGIVAVAATLVLLAFVLFIISRKFSTKIDYSKINR
- a CDS encoding MFS transporter, with protein sequence MNRHIPTIKFSSLCSSFWMSFCIVFNYASMYLLSIGYSSSQIGVIIAVCGVISALLQPVIAGFADRGRAGTIRKLILMLALFMIACSGILMIPNLYFLWHALFYGLLIAVLQMLTPLVNAVGMECINHGISVNFGLARGIGSVSFALASFAAGTLIERFSTTIIPVLIIFCYLLVFAAACVFRFRYGPETGETDTTVNKETKEASFLVTYKRFAVLLVGISLLFVCHNMLNNFMFQVMTYHHGGSQEMGIAAGISASLELPTMLLFSLMIKKVSSGNLLRISSVFFIIKAFLTFVAAGIGGVYVAQTAQMFGFALFVPASVYYTNSLIRPSDRAKGQAFMTATNTIGSVFGSLLGGFIIDGPGLSSMLLISVLIAVFGAVLVFLSIEKCKDMV
- a CDS encoding cytidylate kinase-like family protein; the encoded protein is MNTVITIGRQFGSAGREIGEKVAAHFGIKCYDKELLTRAAKESGLCEEMLANHDERPTNSFLYNLVMDTYSFGYNASSFVDMPISQKVFLAQFDTIKKIAEEGPCVIVGRCADYALSDFSNCIHLFIYADEEARVRRISRKYDLTAAKARDMIVKKDKQRQSYYNYYSSKKWGRADSYDLCINSSLLGVDGTVRLITQYIQDFEDRTKE
- a CDS encoding RluA family pseudouridine synthase — translated: MEVFTFRVTEDMEEVRIDKCLSMLMDTISRTYIQKLVKEEQVLVSGVPVKANYKVKADDLLQITVPQAMEPDIVPEAMPLDILYEDSDVLVINKPKGIVVHPAPGHYSGTLVNGLLYYCKDSLSGINGVLRPGIVHRIDRDTTGSLLVCKNDFSHASLAGQLKAHTITRKYAAIVHGRLQEAEGTVNAPIGRHPADRKKMAVNAKNGREAVTHYRIRERFQKYTYIECMLETGRTHQIRVHMASIGHPLLGDEVYGPGRKSGFALQGQTLHAQVLGFAHPRSGEYIETQAPLPEYFTQLLHVLK
- the lspA gene encoding signal peptidase II, with amino-acid sequence MKKQKKRLLLKDVLGMFLLIMADQLTKYIAVVHLKDKPAISIIPDVLELSYLENRGAAFGMLQNQKIFFVFVAVIILAVIGYVLFKMPEKKKYAALHVLLVLIASGAVGNLIDRLRLDYVVDFISFVLIHFPIFNVADIYVTVATTILVLLLLFYYKEEDLNFMSFKQTKYRELK